The proteins below come from a single Acidovorax sp. NCPPB 4044 genomic window:
- a CDS encoding integration host factor subunit alpha: protein MPINDRKADLMELAVESLETPALTKAQLSELLFDQIGLNKRESKDMIDAFFDLIAQRLVDGQDVKISGFGNFQIRTKAPRPGRNPRTGEAIPIHARRVVTFHASIKLKEQIQSGGVESHLDT, encoded by the coding sequence ATGCCAATCAACGACAGGAAGGCGGACTTGATGGAGTTGGCGGTGGAAAGTCTTGAAACGCCTGCACTTACCAAGGCGCAACTCTCCGAATTACTGTTTGATCAAATTGGGCTTAACAAGCGAGAGTCCAAGGACATGATCGATGCATTTTTCGACTTGATTGCACAGCGACTGGTAGATGGTCAGGATGTGAAAATTTCTGGCTTCGGAAATTTTCAGATACGCACCAAGGCGCCACGACCTGGGCGAAATCCTCGCACTGGGGAAGCCATTCCAATTCACGCGCGACGTGTTGTCACGTTCCATGCGAGTATCAAATTGAAGGAACAGATTCAAAGCGGCGGCGTGGAGTCTCATCTCGACACGTGA
- a CDS encoding MerR family transcriptional regulator yields MGTPLPSIPAKRYFTIGEVAELCGVKSHVLRYWEQEFTQLRPMKRRGNRRYYQHHEVLMIRRIRELLYEQGFTISGARNRLQEPEGLGVGGYEARVAAEGIVQAGHDAAGRRGLRRDLLEIRALLSEW; encoded by the coding sequence ATGGGCACGCCGCTACCCTCTATTCCCGCGAAAAGATATTTCACGATCGGTGAGGTTGCTGAGCTATGTGGTGTCAAGTCCCATGTTTTGAGGTACTGGGAGCAGGAATTCACGCAGTTGCGACCTATGAAGCGTCGGGGAAATCGTCGGTACTATCAGCATCATGAAGTGCTGATGATCCGGCGAATCAGAGAGCTCCTGTATGAGCAGGGTTTTACGATCAGTGGAGCAAGGAATCGCCTGCAAGAACCTGAAGGACTGGGAGTTGGCGGCTACGAGGCCAGAGTTGCAGCAGAAGGGATAGTCCAGGCCGGCCACGACGCTGCTGGGCGACGCGGCTTGCGTAGAGATTTATTAGAAATTCGTGCACTTCTGTCTGAATGGTGA
- the carA gene encoding glutamine-hydrolyzing carbamoyl-phosphate synthase small subunit: MLLSLKGTFPPAILALADGTVFIGHSIGAAGATVGEVVFNTALTGYQEILTDPSYCQQIVTLTYPHIGNYGVNAEDIEADKIHAAGLIIKDLPLLASNFRSTETLSQYLVREKTVAIADIDTRKLTRLLRDRGAQNGAILGLAADEQVTQARIDEALAAAKSAPSMKGLDLAKVVSTSTQYTWDQTEWKLGSGYGRQSAPRFHVVAYDYGVKKNILRMLAERGCKLTVVPAATSAAEVLALDPDGVFLSNGPGDPAPCDYAIEATRQIIEAGIPLFGICLGHQIMALACGAKTFKMGNSHHGANHPVKDLDDGRVSITSQNHGFAVEADSLPAHLRATHISLFDGTLQGLAHTEKPAFCFQGHPEASPGPHDIAYLFDRFTALMEKN; this comes from the coding sequence GTGCTTTTGTCTCTCAAGGGAACCTTCCCGCCCGCCATCTTGGCGCTCGCAGACGGCACGGTCTTTATTGGTCACTCGATCGGTGCCGCCGGCGCCACGGTAGGTGAAGTGGTGTTCAACACTGCTCTCACTGGCTACCAGGAAATCCTCACAGACCCTAGCTATTGCCAGCAGATCGTTACTTTGACGTATCCGCACATTGGTAACTATGGAGTCAATGCCGAGGATATCGAGGCCGACAAGATCCATGCCGCAGGTCTCATCATCAAAGACTTGCCTCTACTTGCCAGCAATTTCCGTAGCACTGAGACGCTTTCGCAGTATCTGGTGCGTGAGAAAACGGTGGCCATTGCTGACATCGACACCCGCAAACTGACACGTTTATTGCGTGATCGGGGAGCGCAGAATGGTGCGATTCTGGGGCTTGCCGCCGACGAACAGGTGACGCAGGCACGCATTGATGAAGCCTTGGCTGCAGCAAAGAGCGCACCTAGCATGAAGGGCCTTGATCTTGCCAAGGTTGTAAGTACCTCAACGCAATACACCTGGGATCAGACCGAATGGAAGCTCGGATCCGGCTATGGCCGGCAATCAGCTCCTCGCTTTCATGTCGTAGCGTACGACTATGGCGTGAAAAAGAACATTTTGAGGATGCTGGCTGAGCGTGGCTGCAAGCTTACTGTGGTACCTGCGGCGACGTCGGCAGCTGAAGTTCTTGCGCTGGATCCCGATGGCGTATTCCTGTCCAATGGACCCGGTGACCCCGCGCCTTGTGATTACGCCATTGAAGCCACGCGCCAGATTATCGAAGCGGGCATCCCGTTGTTTGGCATTTGCCTGGGGCATCAGATCATGGCCCTGGCCTGCGGTGCGAAAACTTTCAAGATGGGCAACAGCCACCATGGTGCCAATCATCCGGTGAAAGACCTTGACGACGGGCGGGTGAGCATCACCAGTCAAAACCATGGTTTCGCGGTCGAAGCAGATTCGCTGCCTGCGCACCTGCGCGCGACGCACATCAGCCTTTTTGATGGCACGCTGCAAGGTTTGGCACACACCGAAAAGCCAGCATTCTGCTTCCAGGGGCACCCCGAGGCATCCCCCGGGCCCCACGATATCGCATACCTGTTTGATCGCTTCACTGCGCTGATGGAGAAAAACTAA
- the greA gene encoding transcription elongation factor GreA: MATIPITKRGAEKLKEELHRLKTVERPSVINAIAEARAQGDLSENAEYEAAKDRQGFIEGRIQEVEGKLSAAQVIDPSQLDADGKVVFGATVDVEDEDSGDLVTYQIVGEDEADLKLGLINVSSPIARALIGKEEGDTAEVQAPGGLRRYEVVGVRYL; this comes from the coding sequence ATGGCCACCATTCCCATTACCAAACGCGGGGCAGAAAAGCTCAAGGAGGAACTGCACCGCCTCAAGACCGTTGAGCGGCCCTCTGTCATCAATGCCATCGCCGAAGCACGGGCTCAGGGCGACTTGAGCGAAAACGCCGAATATGAGGCTGCCAAAGACCGCCAGGGATTCATAGAAGGACGGATCCAAGAAGTCGAGGGCAAACTCTCCGCAGCCCAGGTTATCGATCCATCGCAATTGGATGCAGATGGCAAGGTGGTCTTTGGGGCCACGGTGGATGTGGAGGATGAGGATTCCGGCGATCTCGTCACCTATCAGATCGTTGGCGAAGACGAGGCGGATCTGAAACTGGGGCTTATCAATGTATCCAGTCCAATTGCCCGCGCCCTCATCGGCAAAGAAGAGGGCGATACTGCCGAGGTGCAGGCTCCCGGTGGGCTGCGGCGCTATGAAGTGGTGGGAGTGCGCTACTTGTGA
- the carB gene encoding carbamoyl-phosphate synthase large subunit, with translation MPKRTDLKSILIIGAGPIIIGQACEFDYSGVQACKALREEGYKVILINSNPATIMTDPATADVTYIEPITWQMVEKIIAKERPDAILPTMGGQTALNCALDLWRNGVLHKYKVELIGATPEAIDKAEDRLKFKDAMTRIGLGSARSGIAHSMDEAWSVQKSVGFPTVIRPSFTLGGTGGGIAYNPEEFETICKRGLEASPTNELLIEESLLGWKEYEMEVVRDKKDNCIIVCSIENLDPMGVHTGDSITVAPAQTLTDKEYQIMRNASLAVLREIGVDTGGSNVQFSVNPKDGRMIVIEMNPRVSRSSALASKATGFPIAKVAAKLAVGYTLDELRNDITGGATPASFEPSIDYVVTKIPRFAFEKFPAADSRLTTQMKSVGEVMAMGRTFQESFQKALRGLEVGVDGMNEKTQDRELLEKELGEPGPERIWYVGDAFAMGLSVDEVHDLTKIDKWFLVQIEEIVKIELELDKLYAEKGAGALAALDATTLRTLKKKGFSDRRLAKLLKTNEKDVREARRALNVRPVYKRVDTCAAEFPTNTAYMYSTYEEECESEPSSKKKIMVLGGGPNRIGQGIEFDYCCVHAALAMREDGYETIMVNCNPETVSTDYDTSDRLYFEPLTLEDVLEIVDKEKPTGVIVQYGGQTPLKLALGLEAEGVPIIGTSPDMIDAAEDRERFQKLLGTLGLRQPPNATARTETEALEKAGALGYPLVVRPSYVLGGRAMEIVHEQRDLERYMREAVKVSNDSPVLLDRFLSDAIECDVDCLRDPEGEVFIGGVMEHIEQAGVHSGDSACSLPPYYLSKVTVDEIKRQTAAMAEGLSVVGLMNVQFAIQEVEENGSKKDVIYVLEVNPRASRTVPFVSKATGIQLAKVAARCMAGQSLASQGITHEVTPPYFSVKEAVFPFVKFPGVDTILGPEMKSTGEVMGVGKTFGEAFVKSQLGAGTKLPTSGKVFLTVKNTDKPRAVAIARELAAKGFELVATKGTAAAIAEAGVPVQVVNKVTEGRPHIVDMIKNDEIVMVINTVEERRNAIADSRAIRTSSLLARVTTFTTIFGAEAAVEGMKHLQNLDVYSVQELHAQLASV, from the coding sequence ATGCCTAAGCGCACAGATCTCAAATCGATCCTCATCATCGGAGCCGGGCCGATCATCATCGGTCAGGCCTGTGAGTTCGACTATTCCGGCGTACAAGCCTGCAAAGCCTTGCGCGAAGAGGGGTACAAGGTCATCTTGATCAACAGCAATCCTGCCACGATCATGACTGACCCGGCAACTGCCGACGTCACCTATATCGAGCCGATCACGTGGCAGATGGTTGAGAAAATCATCGCAAAAGAACGCCCGGATGCCATTCTTCCTACCATGGGTGGGCAGACCGCATTGAATTGCGCACTCGACCTTTGGCGCAACGGTGTGTTGCACAAGTACAAAGTTGAGTTGATCGGCGCGACGCCTGAGGCTATCGACAAGGCGGAGGATCGGCTCAAGTTCAAGGATGCCATGACCCGTATTGGGTTGGGCTCGGCACGTTCGGGCATCGCCCATTCGATGGATGAGGCCTGGAGCGTCCAAAAGAGCGTTGGTTTTCCCACCGTGATTCGCCCTAGCTTCACGCTGGGCGGCACTGGCGGCGGCATCGCTTACAACCCGGAGGAGTTCGAGACCATCTGTAAGCGCGGTCTCGAGGCTTCGCCTACCAATGAACTGCTCATCGAAGAGTCTTTGCTAGGCTGGAAAGAGTATGAGATGGAGGTTGTTCGCGATAAAAAGGACAACTGCATCATCGTCTGTTCCATCGAAAACTTGGATCCGATGGGCGTGCACACTGGCGACTCGATCACCGTTGCACCAGCGCAGACGCTCACGGATAAGGAATATCAGATCATGCGCAACGCCAGTTTGGCTGTGCTGCGCGAGATCGGGGTGGATACCGGCGGCTCCAATGTGCAGTTCTCGGTGAACCCAAAAGACGGCCGAATGATCGTCATTGAGATGAACCCGCGTGTGTCTCGCTCTTCGGCGTTGGCATCCAAGGCGACTGGTTTCCCGATTGCCAAGGTGGCGGCGAAGCTTGCGGTGGGCTATACATTGGATGAATTGCGGAACGACATTACGGGAGGAGCGACTCCCGCCTCTTTTGAGCCGTCCATCGATTACGTCGTAACCAAGATTCCGCGTTTTGCCTTCGAGAAATTCCCTGCCGCGGACAGCCGTCTGACGACGCAAATGAAATCCGTGGGTGAGGTGATGGCCATGGGCCGCACATTCCAAGAGTCTTTTCAGAAGGCGCTACGTGGTCTGGAGGTTGGCGTTGACGGAATGAATGAGAAGACCCAGGACAGGGAATTGCTCGAAAAGGAGCTCGGCGAACCCGGACCTGAGCGTATCTGGTACGTGGGCGATGCCTTCGCGATGGGTCTTTCAGTAGACGAAGTTCATGACCTCACCAAGATCGACAAATGGTTCTTGGTGCAGATTGAGGAAATCGTGAAGATCGAGTTGGAGCTCGATAAGCTTTATGCAGAAAAGGGAGCGGGTGCGCTCGCTGCGCTGGATGCCACGACATTGCGCACACTCAAGAAAAAGGGCTTCTCTGACCGGCGTTTGGCCAAGTTGCTCAAGACGAATGAGAAGGACGTGCGAGAAGCCCGTCGTGCTCTGAACGTGCGCCCTGTGTACAAGCGCGTGGATACTTGCGCTGCCGAGTTCCCCACAAACACTGCGTACATGTACTCGACCTATGAGGAAGAGTGCGAGTCAGAGCCTTCCTCTAAAAAGAAGATCATGGTCCTTGGTGGCGGTCCTAACCGCATCGGGCAAGGGATCGAATTCGACTATTGCTGCGTGCATGCGGCGCTGGCAATGCGTGAGGATGGCTACGAGACCATCATGGTCAACTGCAATCCTGAAACGGTGTCCACCGACTACGACACATCGGACCGTCTGTACTTTGAGCCACTCACCCTCGAAGACGTACTGGAAATCGTTGATAAGGAAAAGCCGACAGGTGTCATCGTGCAATACGGCGGGCAGACACCGCTCAAACTCGCGTTGGGCTTGGAGGCGGAGGGTGTGCCGATCATTGGTACGAGCCCTGACATGATTGACGCTGCCGAGGATCGGGAACGTTTTCAGAAGCTGTTGGGTACTTTGGGACTTCGTCAACCACCCAATGCCACCGCCCGAACCGAAACCGAAGCGCTGGAAAAAGCTGGCGCGCTGGGCTACCCGCTGGTTGTCCGCCCCAGCTACGTGCTGGGCGGACGCGCAATGGAAATCGTGCACGAGCAGCGTGATCTGGAACGGTACATGCGTGAGGCCGTCAAGGTCAGCAATGACTCGCCGGTGCTGCTCGACCGTTTTCTGAGCGATGCCATCGAGTGCGATGTGGACTGCCTGCGTGATCCGGAAGGTGAGGTTTTTATCGGTGGTGTGATGGAGCACATTGAGCAAGCCGGTGTCCATTCGGGTGACTCTGCCTGCTCGTTGCCGCCTTACTATCTGTCCAAGGTGACGGTAGACGAGATCAAGCGCCAGACTGCCGCCATGGCTGAAGGACTGAGCGTAGTGGGCTTGATGAACGTGCAGTTCGCCATCCAGGAAGTCGAAGAAAACGGATCGAAGAAAGACGTTATCTACGTTCTTGAGGTGAATCCGCGAGCATCACGTACCGTGCCCTTCGTTTCCAAAGCCACCGGCATCCAACTGGCCAAAGTGGCTGCGCGCTGCATGGCTGGACAGTCGCTGGCTTCCCAGGGAATCACCCATGAGGTGACTCCCCCGTATTTCAGCGTCAAGGAAGCTGTCTTCCCCTTTGTGAAATTTCCTGGTGTGGACACCATCCTCGGGCCGGAGATGAAGTCCACCGGAGAAGTCATGGGTGTGGGCAAGACCTTTGGCGAAGCTTTCGTCAAAAGCCAGCTCGGAGCCGGCACCAAGCTGCCAACTTCAGGCAAGGTGTTTCTCACGGTGAAGAATACCGACAAGCCACGTGCTGTCGCAATTGCCCGCGAGTTGGCTGCAAAGGGGTTTGAATTGGTGGCCACCAAGGGCACCGCTGCTGCAATTGCTGAAGCCGGGGTGCCTGTGCAGGTAGTCAACAAGGTGACCGAAGGACGCCCTCACATCGTCGACATGATCAAGAACGATGAGATCGTCATGGTGATCAACACCGTGGAAGAGCGCCGCAATGCGATTGCCGATTCACGTGCGATCCGAACGAGTTCGTTGCTGGCTCGTGTGACGACTTTCACTACCATCTTCGGCGCAGAGGCTGCGGTAGAGGGAATGAAGCATCTGCAGAACTTGGATGTCTATTCGGTGCAGGAACTGCACGCGCAACTGGCTTCTGTGTGA
- a CDS encoding glycosyltransferase, giving the protein MSAGVSVPSQRHVICMKWGSKYGPEYVNRLYAMVRRHLQGAFRFICLTDDPQGIREEVECFPIPPLDLPPGIPERGWTKLATFSEDLYGLHGPALFLDVDVVVVGGLDEFFTHPGEFVIIHDYKRPWRITGNSSVYRFEIGRHPDVLAYFRDNFEAIRSKFRNEQAYLSDFLHGQGKLSYWPKPWCPSFKYHSIPAWPRNYWRSPSIPQEARIVIFHGECNPPDALAGRRNRRFRHIEPTLWVAEHWRE; this is encoded by the coding sequence ATGAGCGCTGGAGTCTCAGTTCCATCGCAGCGCCATGTCATCTGCATGAAGTGGGGGAGCAAATACGGACCCGAATATGTGAACCGGCTCTACGCAATGGTGCGACGCCACTTGCAAGGGGCGTTTCGCTTCATCTGCCTCACGGATGATCCCCAGGGTATTCGCGAAGAAGTGGAGTGTTTTCCGATACCACCTCTCGACTTGCCACCGGGGATTCCAGAACGGGGGTGGACCAAGCTGGCCACCTTCAGCGAAGACCTGTACGGATTGCACGGCCCCGCACTGTTTCTTGACGTGGATGTGGTTGTGGTTGGCGGACTCGACGAATTTTTCACGCATCCAGGCGAGTTCGTCATCATCCATGACTACAAAAGGCCATGGAGAATCACCGGCAACTCATCGGTTTATCGGTTCGAGATTGGCAGGCATCCAGATGTGCTGGCTTATTTTCGCGATAACTTTGAAGCCATCCGCTCGAAGTTTCGAAACGAGCAGGCTTACTTGTCGGACTTCCTGCATGGCCAGGGAAAACTAAGCTACTGGCCCAAGCCGTGGTGCCCTAGCTTCAAATACCACAGCATCCCCGCGTGGCCCCGCAACTATTGGCGCAGTCCATCCATTCCGCAGGAAGCCAGGATCGTGATCTTTCACGGAGAGTGCAATCCTCCCGATGCCCTTGCGGGAAGGCGCAACAGACGGTTTCGCCATATTGAACCCACGCTGTGGGTGGCAGAACACTGGCGTGAATAG
- a CDS encoding DUF4149 domain-containing protein: protein MRYRLVLLAAALWWGSLTAIGFLAVPMLFAHLQTPVMAGNMAARLFEAQTFVSAACALLLLVLSSRKDHGQETWAKASMLYIIGGLLLALLVQYGVAPRIVARMNLQLWHSVGTAMYALQWICALVVLMRVAPAR from the coding sequence ATGCGTTACCGTTTGGTTCTGCTGGCCGCTGCTCTGTGGTGGGGCAGCCTGACCGCGATCGGATTCCTGGCTGTGCCAATGCTGTTCGCGCATCTGCAGACGCCTGTGATGGCTGGAAACATGGCTGCACGCCTGTTCGAGGCGCAGACCTTTGTATCTGCTGCATGCGCTCTGCTTCTGCTGGTGCTTTCTTCCAGAAAAGACCACGGGCAGGAAACCTGGGCGAAAGCATCCATGCTGTACATCATTGGGGGCTTGTTGCTGGCCCTGCTGGTGCAGTACGGGGTGGCGCCGCGGATCGTGGCGCGCATGAACCTGCAGCTTTGGCACAGCGTCGGAACGGCGATGTATGCCTTGCAATGGATTTGTGCCCTGGTGGTTCTGATGCGGGTGGCTCCCGCTCGATAA